The following proteins are encoded in a genomic region of Coregonus clupeaformis isolate EN_2021a chromosome 14, ASM2061545v1, whole genome shotgun sequence:
- the LOC121581455 gene encoding growth arrest and DNA damage-inducible protein GADD45 alpha-like encodes MCKMTFEELSGDYSTERMDTVAKALEEVLSSALPQGCITVGVYEAAKSLNVDPDNVVLCILATDDEDVKDVALQIHFTLIQAFCCENDINILRVNNTRRLAEILGGGGKQGGEPMDLHCVLVTSPHSSSWKDPALSKVNRFCRESRCMDQWVPIINLPER; translated from the exons ATGTGCAAGATGACATTTGAGGAACTAAGTGGGGATTATTCTACAGAAAG GATGGATACAGTGGCCAAAGCCTTGGAAGAGGTTCTCTCATCGGCATTACCCCAAGGATGCATAACAGTAGGGGTCTATGAAGCAGCAAAGTCATTGAATGT AGATCCAGATAATGTGGTTCTGTGCATCCTGGCAACGGATGACGAGGATGTAAAGGACGTGGCCCTTCAGATCCACTTCACCCTTATCCAGGCATTCTGCTGTGAGAATGACATCAACATCCTGCGAGTGAACAACACCAGGCGTCTGGCAGAGATACTTGGCGGGGGAGGGAAACAAGGGGGAGAGCCCATGGACCTGCACTGTGTCCTGGTCACT AGCCCACACTCCTCGTCCTGGAAAGACCCGGCCCTGAGCAAAGTTAACCGCTTCTGCAGGGAGAGCCGTTGCATGGACCAGTGGGTGCCCATCATCAACCTCCCAGAGCGCTGA
- the LOC121580743 gene encoding guanine nucleotide-binding protein G(I)/G(S)/G(O) subunit gamma-12 has translation MSSKMPSSNNITQARRTVQQLKIEASIERIKVSKASADLMHYCGEHAKYDPLLMGIPASENPFKDKKPCTIL, from the exons ATGTCATCGAAGATGCCAAGCTCTAACAACATAACTCAGGCCAGGAGGACAGTACAACAGCTAAAGATAGAGGCCAGTATTGAGAGGATAAAG GTATCCAAGGCCTCAGCGGACCTCATGCACTACTGTGGCGAACATGCCAAGTACGACCCTCTGCTCATGGGCATACCTGCCTCAGAGAACCCCTTCAAGGACAAAAAGCCCTGCACTATATTGTAA